The Xenopus laevis strain J_2021 chromosome 5L, Xenopus_laevis_v10.1, whole genome shotgun sequence genome has a segment encoding these proteins:
- the LOC121393602 gene encoding uncharacterized protein LOC121393602: protein MAMEDFMEKSGQNLLYAETWHITESEIEKVLWHNTHTEEPGIDCPKDIYNKLFHLKKREVDLDLHGLFLSDYFRSKRIPRGFRIKNAPTIGRHNPDLCRKWVGVLNRCSLDLMVLVIEEVSSELSKVRKEIATLENTHQIAIHEATFAEFHTKLKNNVDTFKNDLLRFKREKLRKVDEDYQQHRVYRWLAGGGGTGGWRRGQPRWRKQRIRTLSTVDSSGESAGEDDTTSSGRDVPVTQHAATAASSSSQKAIHFQLDTLPTDRGPREEFSPVNTRSAGRAGRGASGGGRSRGGRPPRYPH, encoded by the coding sequence ATGGCCATGGAGGATTTCATGGAAAAGAGTGGACAGAATCTTCTGTATGCAGAGACGTGGCACATCACGGAATCTGAAATTGAAAAGGTATTGTGGCATAATACACATACTGAAGAACCCGGCATTGATTGCCCCAAAGATATATATAACAAACTTTTTCATCTTAAAAAACGCGAAGTAGATCTAGACTTGCACGGACTATTTCTGTCAGACTACTTTAGATCCAAGAGAATACCACGTGGATTTCGCATTAAAAATGCTCCAACTATTGGAAGACACAATCCCGACCTATGCAGGAAGTGGGTTGGAGTGTTAAATCGCTGTTCCCTTGACCTCATGGTTTTGGTCATTGAAGAAGTTAGCAGTGAATTAAGTAAAGTGCGAAAAGAAATTGCCACACTAGAAAATACACACCAGATTGCCATACATGAGGCAACATTTGCAGAATTCCACACTAAATTGAAAAACAATGTGGacacatttaaaaatgacttaCTCCGCTTTAAAAGAGAGAAATTGCGCAAGGTGGATGAAGACTACCAACAACACCGCGTTTACAGGTGGCTTGCAGGCGGAGGAGGAACGGGTGGATGGCGGAGAGGACAACCAAGATGGCGGAAACAGCGCATCCGTACTCTCAGTACAGTGGACAGCTCTGGCGAATCAGCCGGCGAAGATGATACTACGTCATCAGGACGCGACGTTCCTGTAACACAGCACGCTGCCACAGCCGCATCCTCTTCTAGCCAGAAAGCGATCCATTTTCAGCTGGACACCCTACCCACAGACCGAGGACCGAGAGAGGAATTTTCCCCAGTGAATACCAGGAGCGCAGGCAGAGCAGGCCGAGGCGCATCCGGAGGGGGAAGAAGCAGAGGAGGACGTCCTCCCAGATACCCGCATTGA